Below is a genomic region from Sebastes umbrosus isolate fSebUmb1 chromosome 20, fSebUmb1.pri, whole genome shotgun sequence.
GACCAGAACGCCAAACGCCCACACATCCAGACTGGTGGTGACAAGGAAACCCTCAGCACGGCTAGCGCGGCACACTTCCGGCGCTGTATAGGGGATGGTGCCGCTCACCCGTTTCACACGGCATCCCACGCGTCGGGTCATACCAAAGTCAGCCAGTTTGATGCGGCGGCATTCGCGGTCAAATAGGAGCACGTTTTCAGGTTTGACATCCCGGTGCACAAGGTTTTTACTGTGCATAAAGTCCAGGGCCAAGCCCAGCTGTTGCATGCAGCGTTTGACCATTTCCTCTGGCAGACCCAcctgaggagaagagagagtggTGGGAAGGAAAGCAGAAAAATAGAGAAGATTCGGATTAGTGCATTCTAATAGATACAGTACATTGTGTAGGAGGTGAGACTATGAGAGATGATACCAGAAAAGAGCTCCGTGGTGAGTAgattacagtacatttaaaaaagagtAGGTGATGGTTATATTGAGCGGTGGCATGAAAGAATAGGGTGAAAAGTAATACTCtccaaaaaggaaaaacaaaaagagtctAAGTTTTGAGTTCCGCCGCAACCATTTTTTAATGAGTCTTTACAAGAACCTTGAAGTCGAGCACTCCCCAGCACATCAACTGGAATAGCACTAAGGCAAAGTGAGAGCTCTGAGCGGAGACCGGGACGGAGACATGGCTCCAATCCCAGGAGGGCTTGTTAAAACCGCCGTGTCTGAACAGGGCGGCTGATTGGAGCAGCGCTGGCTGAGCGAGGACGGTGATTGGTGGAAGGGAAGGGTGATTGCTTTACCTGTGGGGGGATGATGTCGAAAAGGTCCCCGGCGGGGGCATATTCTTGTCCAAACACATAGCTGTCCTCCGTCTCAAAGAGCACGTCCAGGACTTTGATGATGAAAGGGCTGCAGCTAAGCGAGCCGGTTAGACTGTACTCCCGCAGGAAACTCTTGAGCTTCGTCTTGTTCTTGGTAACGAACTTGAGCGCCATTTTGgtgcctaaaaaaaaatcagatactAACATGTAAGTACTGCGAACATTTAACATCTAATTTGGAACCTGACACTCTAAGGGAGTGGTTTCCAACCACCCAACCTTGTCTTTGTAACAGCTGTTACATTCATTCATATAAACATGTACAGTGAATGAATCTCATCTCCATTACACACATACAACCAGCTGTTCGTGATCACAGCTGCAGAAATACAGAGGCTCTTCAGTGGGCGCACGGCATTTAAAATCTCTGCTGCCCTCTCAGCCTCCCTCTGCACTACTTCACAATTAGACCGCTTTCAGACTGAGCCGGCTCGCTAACCTTGATTTTCTTACAACCAAGAATTAAACAGtagacctaaaaaaaaatccttaacaAACGCTTTTAGTGCCGAATTTAATGTCTCAGCAGCACTGTGCCTTGAGACTCTATACCATGCTGATCTGCCTTAGCGGGTTATCCGAGACATGCTGGCACAATGTGAACAATCTGCTtcctaaaatgtctttttgtatttatgttttattagacGGTAAATGGTCAAGACACACTGGTAACCGACTCACCCTGTGTCCGGTGTGCCACCAGATCCACCTTGCCGTACGTGCCCTTCCCCAGCTCACGGATGTGCTCATACTGTTTGGCTACATCTGCTGCCGACAGGGAGGTGATGGCCAAGGCCTGCATGTCCTCCACGGGCACTGCTCCGCAGTAGCCCATCTTGGACGTAGGGGAGCCCCCGCCGCTGCCCACCCGTCCCGGCccagatggagaaagagacaggCTCGCCTTGACGCTGTGTGGCAGACTAAATGAAGAGGGAACAAAAAACACTGCTTTGAGTCTCCTGCTATGATGGCAGGTGATAGAAATGTGTTAAAGACAGAATGCTCTTCAGTATCTTTATATGTATTGGCGCACGTCCATATATCCCTGTCTGTACATCGAGTCCCACAGGGTGGTTAAATCAGACCTTCATTTCCATGCAATCAATTCAGGGAAAGGAATCAACAGGGGAAGTGCTTTCAGTAAATGTATTGGACTTCCTGCTGTCCCTCTAGATCACTCTGGCCCAGCTTTCAGATATGGCTGGTCTCAGACAGCACTTACTGGCAGACAGCTATAGGAAAATCAATATGTACCAGGTAGAAGGACAAACAAATGGAAACAAATGGAGAGAGCCGACGGCTCCGAGGTATATATACGCGCTGGCGAGGCGTGCCGTAGATCATCTGTGACCGCTCTGATGTATTCATACATATACGACAGAAGAAACAATCA
It encodes:
- the si:ch211-183d21.3 gene encoding serine/threonine-protein kinase SBK1, coding for MQDHGGERQVASSLPHSVKASLSLSPSGPGRVGSGGGSPTSKMGYCGAVPVEDMQALAITSLSAADVAKQYEHIRELGKGTYGKVDLVAHRTQGTKMALKFVTKNKTKLKSFLREYSLTGSLSCSPFIIKVLDVLFETEDSYVFGQEYAPAGDLFDIIPPQVGLPEEMVKRCMQQLGLALDFMHSKNLVHRDVKPENVLLFDRECRRIKLADFGMTRRVGCRVKRVSGTIPYTAPEVCRASRAEGFLVTTSLDVWAFGVLVFCMLTGNFPWEAALPADAFYEEFRRWQKAGCPVGTYPSQWRRFTDDALRMFQRLLAPEPEKRCGVKDVFCFVKYELVSELRRRASCRAKRGERSSSGVCTGSCTSSSTSTSSRSSHRHPEPSTPPGTSCLRPAPLKRSVLSDPLSPREEPGQHQSPGRDKNKSQMVMATAIEICV